Proteins from a genomic interval of Phalacrocorax aristotelis chromosome 3, bGulAri2.1, whole genome shotgun sequence:
- the LOC142054904 gene encoding toll-like receptor 1, translating into MPLVPAGPGGSRGRPSPPRRAPCATKGGGSGGSSSSRRHWRRSSTESGMRILIGSLHFYFISFLVSRANGFLTPRTPMAYAFPSYNYSYLNLSSVSEAQAPKTARALNFSHNVIEKITKRDLEGFDMLEVLDLSYNQIKDIEPGVFERLLSLVSVNLSFNDKKLLLLDLPPHLKLLPASEASGFLQLYKYFDKSPEAALEPSASAKEPPRSGGLSVLQNIHPRLRRSTENLLRRAEKNITVSPTTATLKPNFCGAPINGILDLSNSKLSEEELMLKLDADICQAELDSILELDISHNELEMDLLMLFTLVFPMKNVHSIDASYNKLTINILDVEAICNFPFSKLVFLNISNNPINSLDMLCLPSTIKIIDLSFTNVSQIPQNFATKMLNLETMYVQGNHFIYTVRPEITSPVPKPPPGTVRINAISFVRNQAGTPIESLPKKVRHLRMSNCSIVELPEWFASTMEELLLLDLSSNRISVLPNLPTSLQHLDISNSDIKIISPSFKSVSNLTTLNIQNNKITDMHPEYFPLTLTKCDISKNKLNVLPLTDALEKLEYLNVSGNLITRLEPASHLSALANLDSSHNLISELPDHFGESLPMLKYFNLSGNKISFLQRGALPASLTELDISDNAITTIVEDTFGQLTSLSVLTVQGKHFFCNCDLYWFVNVYIHNPHLQINGKGNLRCSFPPDRRGSLVESSNLTLLRCSLGVQMAITACVAILVVLALTGLCWRFDGLWYVQMGWYWCMAKRKQYEKRPENKPFDAFVSYSEQDANWTKENLLNKLEMDGFKICYHERDFKPGHPVLGNIFYCIENSHKVLFVLSPSFVNSCWCQYELYFAEHRVLNENHDSLIMIVLEDLPPNSVPQKFSKLRKLLKRKTYLKWSPEAHKQTLFWRQLAAVLKTANEPLVRAENRSAQETYEMG; encoded by the exons ATGCCGCTGGTCCCGGCAGGACCGGGCGGCTCCCGGGGGCGTcccagcccgccccgccgcgccccctgCGCTACAAAAGGCGGTggcagcggcggcagcagcagcagcaggcggCATTGGCGGAGGAGCAGCACTGAGAGCGG GATGAGGATCCTTATTGGAAGCCTTCATTTctacttcatttctttcttagTCAGTAGAGCAAACGGATTCCTAACTCCAAGAACACCTATGGCCTACGCTTTCCCATCTTATAACTACTCCTATCTAAACCTCTCTTCTGTATCAGAAGCACAAGCTCCAAAAACAGCAAGAGCTCTCAATTTCTCACATAACGTAATTGAAAAAATAACCAAGAGAGACTTGGAAGGTTTTGACATGCTGGAAGTGTTAGACCTTTCCTACAATCAGATTAAGGACATTGAACCTGGGGTGTTTGAGAGGCTGCTCAGCCTTGTTTCTGTGAATTTGTCATTTAATGATAAGAAACTACTTCTATTGGATCTTCCGCCCCACCTGAAGCTCTTACCTGCTAGCGAAGCCTCAGGGTTTTTGCAGCTTTATAAGTATTTTGACAAATCGCCAGAGGCTGCTCTGGAGCCTTCTGCATCCGCCAAGGAGCCGCCACGTTCAGGAGGTCTGTCTGTCCTGCAAAACATTCATCCGAGGCTCAGACGAAGTACAGAGAATCTTCTCcgaagagcagagaaaaacataaCGGTCTCTCCAACAACAGCCACATTAAAGCCTAATTTCTGTGGAGCCCCAATAAATGGGATACTCGATCTGTCAAACAGCAAACTCTCCGAGGAAGAGCTGATGTTAAAACTGGATGCGGATATCTGCCAAGCTGAGCTGGACAGTATTTTGGAGCTCGACATTAGTCACAATGAGCTGGAAATGGATCTTCTAATGCTGTTCACTCTGGTTTTCCCAATGAAAAATGTGCATTCCATTGACGCCAGTTACAACAAATTAACAATTAACATCCTAGACGTTGAGGCAATCTGTAACTTCCCATTCAGCAAGCTTGTGTTCTTAAATATTAGCAACAATCCCATAAACAGCTTGGATATGCTGTGCCTCCCTTCAACCATCAAGATAATTGATTTGTCTTTCACAAATGTAAGTCAAATACCCCAAAATTTTGCTACAAAAATGCTTAACTTAGAAACCATGTATGTTCAAGGAAACCACTTCATATATACTGTACGTCCAGAAATCACCAGTCCAGTTCCAAAACCTCCCCCTGGAACTGTACGTATTAACGCCATTTCATTTGTCAGGAACCAGGCTGGTACACCCATCGAAAGCCTGCCGAAGAAAGTGAGACACCTGAGGATGTCCAACTGCTCTATTGTAGAACTCCCAGAGTGGTTTGCCAGCACAATGGAAGAATTATTACTTTTGGATCTCAGCAGCAACCGGATTTCTGTACTTCCTAACTTACCTACCTCCCTGCAGCACCTTGACATAAGCAACagtgatattaaaataatatccCCTAGTTTTAAATCTGTCTCCAACTTAACGACACTgaatattcaaaataataaaattacgGATATGCATCCTGAGTATTTCCCATTGACTTTAACAAAATGTGATATTAGTAAAAATAAGTTGAACGTGTTGCCATTAACTGATGCCCTGGAGAAACTCGAGTATCTTAACGTTTCTGGAAACTTAATCACCAGACTGGAACCCGCCAGCCACCTTTCTGCGCTTGCTAATCTGGACAGTAGTCACAACCTGATTTCAGAACTCCCCGATCACTTCGGGGAATCTCTTCcaatgctgaaatattttaatttatcagGGAATAAGATCTCCTTTCTACAGCGTGGCGCTCTCCCAGCTTCTCTGACTGAGTTGGACATCAGTGACAATGCCATTACTACCATAGTGGAGGACACTTTTGGCCAGTTAACGAGTCTGAGTGTTTTGACTGTTCAaggtaaacattttttttgtaactgtgaCTTGTACTGGTTTGTGAACGTGTATATCCACAACCCACACCTGCAGATAAATGGCAAAGGAAATCTCAGGTGCAGCTTCCCACCGGACAGAAGGGGCTCGCTGGTGGAGAGCAGTAACCTCACGCTCCTGCGCTGCTCCCTGGGAGTCCAGATGGCTATCACAGCTTGCGTTGCCATCCTGGTCGTTTTGGCATTAACGGGCTTATGCTGGCGGTTCGACGGGCTGTGGTACGTGCAAATGGGTTGGTACTGGTGCATGGCGAAGAGGAAGCAGTATGAGAAAAGGCCAGAAAACAAGCCCTTTGACGCCTTCGTTTCATACAGTGAACAAGACGCAAACTGGACGAAAGAGAATCTGCTGAATAAACTGGAAATGGACGGATTCAAGATATGTTACCACGAGAGGGATTTCAAACCGGGGCATCCTGTACTTGGTAACATTTTTTACTGCATAGAGAACAGCCATAAAGTCCTCTTTGTTCTCTCTCCCAGTTTTGTAAACAGCTGCTGGTGTCAGTATGAACTGTATTTTGCTGAACATCGGGTCCTGAATGAAAATCATGATTCCCTCATCATGATTGTGCTGGAAGACCTCCCACCCAACAGCGTGCCGCAGAAGTTCAGCAAACTCAggaaactgctgaaaagaaaaacctacttAAAGTGGAGCCCTGAGGCACACAAACAGACGCTGTTCTGGCGTCAGCTTGCAGCTGTCTTAAAAACGGCCAACGAACCACTTGTGAGAGCAGAAAACAGATCTGCTCAGGAGACGTATGAGATGGGATGA